One genomic segment of Flectobacillus major DSM 103 includes these proteins:
- a CDS encoding GH92 family glycosyl hydrolase — protein sequence MKKIGILLTALLYLHSSLAQTSPIDEVEPRIGTAHCRWFHFAPGALPFGMAKPGPSTNGHLGNKDGWEATGYDYRDNSIEGFPNFHEFQLGGIVFMPTTGKLITTPAIATNSLAGYRSTFERSTEIAKPGYYSVLLKDYKVKAEVTATKRVAFHRYTFPATDAANILFDIGNRQGESGRIKEAKVYMTEDGRIEGYVVTLPEYIQKYQRGADARMYFSAVLSKKPTTVGVFRGNEIFPNKTSIEGLGAGLYLRFSTNDQEAVTIKAGLSYTSIENARLNLHEEAQNLDFDQAHQQASLVWNDYLGRINIEGGLAKDRQKFYTGLYHALLGRGLASDVNGAYPKNDGSIGQIALDAQGKPQHQHYNTDAIWGAFWNLTQLWALAYPEYYADYIKSQLLVYADAGWLGDGIASSKYVSGVGTNFVGLIIAGAYMYGIRDFDIEKGYAASLKNELSYQNRPLGAGKDDVERFVKYGYVDHIDVDSLNREPSFSGSHTLEYSFSAYAVAQWAKALGKKQDYQQLMDLSRGWENIFDPKAKLVRPKLKNGKFIDNFNPSQPWRGFQEGNAWQYTFYVPHQPDALVSKVGKYLFASRLDSIFSISQKSIFGGGQTIDAFAGLQGLYNHGNQPCLHIPWLFNYTHKPELTQKWVRAICNEFYGNEGVHGYGYGQDEDQGQLGAWYVLGAMGLFDVQGGAAEKPTMQLSTPLFEKITIRLNQQYYQGKTFSIVTKNHQPDKIYIKQVKYNGKLLKHPSLLFEEITKGGVLEYSVF from the coding sequence ATGAAAAAAATAGGCATTTTACTAACAGCTCTTTTATATCTTCATTCGTCATTGGCACAAACTTCCCCTATCGACGAAGTAGAACCTCGTATTGGTACAGCACATTGTCGCTGGTTTCACTTTGCTCCTGGGGCTTTACCTTTCGGAATGGCCAAACCAGGCCCTTCAACCAATGGGCATTTGGGTAACAAAGACGGCTGGGAAGCTACGGGCTACGATTATCGAGATAATTCTATCGAAGGATTTCCCAATTTCCATGAGTTTCAGTTAGGTGGCATTGTTTTTATGCCCACTACAGGCAAACTGATTACTACGCCAGCCATAGCTACGAATAGTTTGGCAGGCTATCGGTCAACTTTTGAGCGTAGCACTGAAATTGCAAAACCGGGTTATTACAGTGTTTTATTAAAAGATTATAAGGTAAAAGCTGAGGTAACCGCTACCAAACGAGTTGCTTTTCATCGATATACATTTCCTGCGACTGATGCCGCCAATATTTTATTCGACATAGGCAACCGACAAGGCGAAAGTGGGCGTATAAAAGAAGCCAAAGTGTATATGACAGAAGATGGGCGTATAGAAGGGTACGTAGTTACTTTACCCGAATATATCCAAAAATATCAGCGTGGTGCCGATGCCAGAATGTACTTTTCGGCAGTATTGAGCAAAAAGCCCACAACCGTCGGGGTATTTAGAGGAAATGAGATTTTTCCAAATAAAACTTCAATAGAGGGTCTTGGGGCAGGCTTATACTTGCGATTTTCGACCAATGACCAAGAAGCTGTCACGATTAAAGCAGGCCTATCCTATACTTCTATCGAAAATGCTCGCCTGAACCTCCATGAAGAAGCCCAAAACCTTGATTTTGACCAAGCTCATCAACAAGCTTCCTTAGTTTGGAATGATTACTTAGGTAGAATCAACATTGAAGGAGGTTTGGCAAAAGACCGACAAAAATTCTATACAGGTCTTTATCACGCTCTTTTAGGAAGGGGTTTAGCAAGCGATGTCAATGGGGCATATCCTAAAAATGATGGTAGTATTGGACAAATAGCCCTAGATGCTCAAGGTAAACCACAGCATCAGCATTACAATACCGATGCCATTTGGGGAGCTTTCTGGAACTTGACCCAATTGTGGGCATTAGCGTACCCTGAATATTATGCTGATTATATCAAAAGTCAACTTTTGGTTTATGCAGATGCAGGTTGGCTTGGTGATGGTATTGCTTCGAGTAAATACGTGTCGGGAGTAGGTACAAACTTTGTGGGGTTAATCATTGCGGGAGCTTATATGTATGGTATTCGAGATTTTGACATAGAAAAAGGATATGCCGCAAGTCTCAAAAATGAGCTGTCGTATCAAAATAGACCTTTGGGGGCAGGAAAAGACGATGTTGAGCGATTTGTAAAATATGGCTATGTTGACCATATCGACGTTGATTCCCTCAATCGTGAACCTAGTTTTTCGGGTTCTCATACGCTTGAGTATTCTTTTAGTGCTTATGCCGTGGCACAATGGGCAAAGGCATTGGGTAAAAAGCAAGATTACCAACAGCTCATGGATTTGTCGAGAGGATGGGAAAATATATTTGATCCAAAAGCCAAGTTGGTACGTCCTAAACTGAAAAATGGAAAGTTTATTGATAATTTCAATCCTAGTCAGCCTTGGCGTGGGTTTCAGGAAGGAAACGCTTGGCAATATACTTTTTATGTGCCTCATCAACCAGATGCGTTGGTATCTAAAGTAGGTAAGTATCTATTTGCTAGTAGATTAGATAGTATTTTTAGTATTTCTCAAAAATCAATTTTCGGAGGCGGACAAACCATCGATGCTTTTGCAGGTTTGCAAGGACTTTATAATCATGGTAATCAGCCTTGTTTGCATATTCCTTGGTTATTTAATTATACTCATAAACCCGAACTTACTCAGAAATGGGTACGAGCCATTTGTAACGAATTTTATGGCAACGAGGGCGTTCATGGCTACGGATATGGTCAGGACGAAGACCAAGGGCAGTTGGGTGCGTGGTACGTATTGGGTGCTATGGGCTTGTTTGATGTACAAGGTGGAGCAGCCGAAAAACCTACAATGCAGCTTTCTACACCACTTTTTGAAAAAATTACTATTCGACTCAATCAACAGTATTATCAAGGCAAAACCTTTAGTATCGTAACAAAAAACCATCAGCCTGATAAAATTTATATCAAACAAGTAAAGTACAATGGAAAGCTTTTAAAA